TCGGTTGAGCACCCCGGTTAATGAGTCAATGGTAGCCATGCGCTGAACTTCTGACAGCACAAGCTGAAGTTGGTCTCGGGTATGCTTCAGCTCTAGGTGGGTGCGGACGCGGGCCAATAGCTCGGCTGAACTAAATGGTTTAGTGACGTAATCTACAGCACCTAGTTCAAACGCCTTAAGCAGGTGATCCTGACGATGGCTGGCTGTCAGGAAGATAATGGGGATTTCTCGAAACTCTGGATTAGCCTTGAGGGTTCTACAGACATCCAAACCGCTCATATCAGGCATCATTAAGTCTAGAACAATCAGGTCAGGACGTGCTGCCTGCACTCGCTCTAGAGCTTGCGGCCCTGACGTAGAAAAGGTGGTGCCATAGCCCGCCTCATCTAACATAGTCCCTACAATTTTAAGATTTTGGCGGAGATCATCGACAACCAACACCAGAAAGTTCTGGGGTTGGAAAGAAGGCGCGAGGGATTCTAAATCGGGACTTTGCATCGACTTAACCTAAACAGCAGGCACTGAGGCAGAGCAGTAGACTACCTATTGTGCCATTTTCGCTACCGCCTTGTCTTGCGCCTCTTCGCTGAACGAGCGGGAGACGCAACTGGCCTGCCTAGAGTAGGTAATATCCCAGACTGTGATTAGAGAAATCTAGTCTAAAGCATCACGGGTCTATACTTTCTGCACTGAGGGGAACCATTTCATCCGTCAGCGTCAGACCCAAAAGCATGGGTTCATGGGGAGCAATATCTGCACCCGTGAGCCAGCAAATCTCTGGTCGTCGGGCGATCGCAGCAACGGTGAAGCGAATCTCGCCCAGCGATCGCGGTTTTGGAGGACGATCCGCTCGCTGTTGAACATAGTCCCACAAGATGTCTCGAATGAGTGCCTGATAGCCCTGTTTGTCAGCAAGTTGCTTCAGACGCTCTTTTAGGTCGCGTTCAAGACGAATGCTAGTCACCTCCATGTCTGTTGTGGAGGTGCGGTGTGGGATAGGGTTCACAGAATGCATGAATAGACGTTACCTCACGGTGGATCGAAAACTGGTTTTGTATTACAAGTGTAGTATCTTTGCGGTGAAATGCAAGTAGATGATAGCTGGTTGCCAAGATAGCTCGTTGATCAGACGGCAACGAACTGGATCACCAGCCTTGTGTCGAGAGTACCAGACTATCCATCTGAAAGCTCATGGTTGCGATCGCCACCCTATCTATCTTACT
The nucleotide sequence above comes from Candidatus Obscuribacterales bacterium. Encoded proteins:
- a CDS encoding diguanylate cyclase, producing the protein MQSPDLESLAPSFQPQNFLVLVVDDLRQNLKIVGTMLDEAGYGTTFSTSGPQALERVQAARPDLIVLDLMMPDMSGLDVCRTLKANPEFREIPIIFLTASHRQDHLLKAFELGAVDYVTKPFSSAELLARVRTHLELKHTRDQLQLVLSEVQRMATIDSLTGVLNRRCLFDLAKREFERSQRYGSVFTLLMLDVDHFKRINDTYGHMVGDEVLKSLTQAIQRSLRQVDQFGRYGGEEFVIVLPESPLNIARQVGDRLRIISSQLSIPTKSDPISLTVSIGIAAYDPNDKAVEDIFERADRALYQAKAEGRDRCCVWEEVDGSTAPVATT
- a CDS encoding ribbon-helix-helix domain-containing protein codes for the protein MNPIPHRTSTTDMEVTSIRLERDLKERLKQLADKQGYQALIRDILWDYVQQRADRPPKPRSLGEIRFTVAAIARRPEICWLTGADIAPHEPMLLGLTLTDEMVPLSAESIDP